In Spirosoma sp. KUDC1026, the sequence GACGCAGAACAGCCTGGAGTCGCAATTGGCGCAGGGCGGTAAAGCGGATTCGACCGCTACGAAAGACACGGCTGCAGCCGCGGCACAGGGAACGGCACTTACGCAACTGTTCCTGCCCGTTGGTCAGGATCAACTGGGTGTTTACCTGAAAGATACGGCCCGCGCCAACCAGGTGTTGAACACGCCGGAAGTTCGCTCGCTGTTCCCGGTTGACGCGGTATTCGCGTGGGATCGGAAAACGTTCAAGTCGACGGATGGGAAAGAAATTCTACCGTTGTACTTCCTACGTAAATCGGGCGGTCGCGCTCCGCTGGAAGGTGACGTTATTACGGATGCTGCTAACGACTACGATGACCGCGGTCGTCCGGAAGTAACGATGGCCATGAACGCCGAAGGGGCCCGTAAATGGAAAAACCTGACCGCTGCTAATATTGGTCGTCCGGTAGCTATCCTGCTCGATAATCTGGTTTACACCGCGCCAAACGTACAGAACGAAATCCCTAACGGTCGTTCGAGCATCTCGGGTAACTTCACCGTTGAAGAAACCAAGGATATGGCCAACGTCCTGAAAGCTGGTAAACTCCCCGCTCCTACCAACATTGTGGAAGAAAGCGTTGTGGGGGCTACGCTGGGTTCGGAAGCCGTTAGCGCAGGTCTGATCTCGTCGGCAGTAGGTATTCTGCTGGTACTGGCCTTTGTCGTATTCTACTACAACCGTGCTGGTCTGATTGCTGACGTTGCGCTGCTGATCAACCTGTTCTTCCTGATGGGCGTTATGGCGTCGCTGGGTGCTGTATTAACCATGCCCGGTATCGCTGGTATCGTCTTGTCGATCGCGATGGCAGTTGATGCCAACGTACTGATCTTTGAACGGATCAAAGAAGAACTGGCTGAGGGCAAAGGCTTTAAGCAGGCCGTTCACGACGGTTTCCAGAACTCACTGTCGTCGATCATTGACTCGAACGTAACGACTTTCCTGACGGGGGTTATCCTGTTCATCTTCGGTACGGGTCTGATTCTTGGTTTTGCGACTACGCTGATCATCGGTATCCTGACTTCGCTGTTCGCGGCCATCTTCATTACCCGCCTGTTACTGGAATACTACATCCGGAACGGCAAAACGCTGACGTTTTCGTCATCGTGGGCGAAGAACCTGTTCGCCGATTCGAACTTCGACTTCGTATCGCGCCGGAAACTGTACTACACGGTTTCGTCGGTAATCATTGGTCTGGGTATCATTTCAGTACTGATCAAAGGTTTCGGTCTGGGTGTTGACTTCAAAGGTGGTCGTTCGTACGTGATTCGTTTCGAGAAAGCCGTTAGCACGGACGACGTTCGGAATTCGCTGGAAGGCGTGCTGGGTTCGTCGCCAGAGGTTAAAACTTACGGTGGTGCCAGCATTGGCGACAACAACCAGGTTAAAGTAACGACCTCGTATCTGGTCGATGACAACTCGCAGGGTGCCGATAAGCGCGCTGAAGCCACCATCTACAAGGGACTGAGCAACATTCAGGGCAATCCGGCCCGGATTGAAAGCTCGCAGAAAGTAGGACCAACGATTGCCTATGACCTGCTGACGTCGGCGCTCTGGTCGATTCTGCTCGCCGTAGCGGCCGTGTTCACCTACATCCTGATCCGATTCAAGAAAATGGCGTTCGGCTATGGTGCGGTTGTGGCTATGTTCCACGACGTCTTAATCATCCTGGCTATCTTCTCGATCTTCAACGGCTGGCTGCCTTTCTCGCTTGACGTTGATCAGGCATTTGTTGGCGCCGTTCTGACGATCATGGGTTATTCGATGAACGATACCGTCGTTGTCTTTGACCGGATTCGTGAATACTTGGCCGAAAACAAGGGTAAGAAAGAAAGTATCCCGGTCATCATTAACAACGCCCTGAACAGTACCTTGAGCCGTACGGCCGTAACTGGTTTCTCAACCATTCTGGTACTCTTGGTCCTGTTCATCTTCGGTGGTGAAACCATCCGTGGTTTCTCGTTCGCCATGCTGATCGGGGTTGTCGTTGGTACGTACTCATCGCTGTTCGTGGCTACGCCGATCGTTGTTGATTCGCTGAGCCGTGATCAGGAAAAGGATTCGGGTACGCCAAGCGCGCCTGTTGAGAAGAAAACGGGCTTTGACGCCGTACCAGCAGACTTTACGACGGCTGATCCAAGCACGCCGGACGAGTTTGTTGCCAAGAAAGAAAAGAAAGTAAAAACCCCGCTGATTCGTCCGTCGCAATCATAGGGTAAAGGCGAAAAAATGAACGAGTAAAGGAGTCAAAAACACTGATAGCCAGTATTTGCTCTTTTACTCGTTCGTTCTTTCGCTTTTTATTTTTGTATCTTTCACGAGATTTTAACCCAAGAATATTTCCCCAAAGTACTTAATCACCAAACTCTCTTCCTCTGCATGGAGACAAAACTTAAACCTGTAAATACCAGTGTTATGCGCAAAAAGCCGCTTTCGGCTTATGCGGCAGACATGCAAAAAAGCGAACTCAAACGAGTATTGACCCGCTGGGGACTTACCTCGCTGGGTATCGGTGCTGTTATTGGGGGTGGTATTTTCGTACTGACCGGTATCGCTGCCCACGACTGGGCGGGTCCAGCACTAGCGCTGTCGTTTGTGCTGGCTGGTGTTGCCTGTACGTTTGCGGCTCTGTGCTATGCTGAGTTTGCGTCTATCCTACCCGTTGAAGGCTCGGCCTATGCGTATTCGTACGGTACCGTTGGCGAAATCTTCGCCTGGTTCATTGGCTGGAATCTTATTCTGGAATACATGATGGGGGCCACTACGGTGGCCGTGAGCTGGTCGGGTTATTTCGAGAAGCTGATGCACCTGTTCCACATTGAACTGCCCGTGTGGTTAATGAACGATCCGATTACGGCGCAGGAGAAAGCCGGGATATTACGGGCCGCTGGCCAGAACGTTCCTGATTTCACGTTCGCCATCAATCTGCCCGCGTTCCTGATCGTTTGGGTTGT encodes:
- the secDF gene encoding protein translocase subunit SecDF — protein: MQNKTGILILTGILTAICLYFLSFTFVSRGIKADAEAYATNKQGQVDPAKKQRYLDSLWKEDVYLGSTLQEVTERELGLGLDLQGGMHVVLEVSPSDILRSLSGNNRDPKFTQALKEATEAQKTSSTSFVDLFADRFKALAPDTKLASIFATSANRSKINYQSSDAEVRRMLNEEVNGATTRAFQIIQARVDKFGVANPNIQRLPGSGRIQIELPGVDNPERIRRLLTGAAKLEFTEVYRLNELAPALEGIGAYLVSQEAERKAALKNDATAPAAGTATTQNSLESQLAQGGKADSTATKDTAAAAAQGTALTQLFLPVGQDQLGVYLKDTARANQVLNTPEVRSLFPVDAVFAWDRKTFKSTDGKEILPLYFLRKSGGRAPLEGDVITDAANDYDDRGRPEVTMAMNAEGARKWKNLTAANIGRPVAILLDNLVYTAPNVQNEIPNGRSSISGNFTVEETKDMANVLKAGKLPAPTNIVEESVVGATLGSEAVSAGLISSAVGILLVLAFVVFYYNRAGLIADVALLINLFFLMGVMASLGAVLTMPGIAGIVLSIAMAVDANVLIFERIKEELAEGKGFKQAVHDGFQNSLSSIIDSNVTTFLTGVILFIFGTGLILGFATTLIIGILTSLFAAIFITRLLLEYYIRNGKTLTFSSSWAKNLFADSNFDFVSRRKLYYTVSSVIIGLGIISVLIKGFGLGVDFKGGRSYVIRFEKAVSTDDVRNSLEGVLGSSPEVKTYGGASIGDNNQVKVTTSYLVDDNSQGADKRAEATIYKGLSNIQGNPARIESSQKVGPTIAYDLLTSALWSILLAVAAVFTYILIRFKKMAFGYGAVVAMFHDVLIILAIFSIFNGWLPFSLDVDQAFVGAVLTIMGYSMNDTVVVFDRIREYLAENKGKKESIPVIINNALNSTLSRTAVTGFSTILVLLVLFIFGGETIRGFSFAMLIGVVVGTYSSLFVATPIVVDSLSRDQEKDSGTPSAPVEKKTGFDAVPADFTTADPSTPDEFVAKKEKKVKTPLIRPSQS